The Pieris brassicae chromosome 7, ilPieBrab1.1, whole genome shotgun sequence genome includes the window TAAGTAAAATCTTGGCTTAATATCATCTGGAAATTCTACAGGAATTGTTGGTTCAATATCAGTTAAAAATAGGTTAAAATTAGCAGTTACAGAAAAAGGTGATGAAACTAAAACATCGACGCGATTTGGACGATATAATGGTCCCGTTACTTTACACTTTCTTACTGGATTCAGTGAACCAATGTAACCATGGAGTACAAATACTAAATACGTATCAAAGATTCTCGTTTTATTATAACCATGTACAAGCAAAATTGCTGTTTCTTTTTCTACAAAGTTTGCGTTATATTTGACGCTTAAAAACATCTTCTTTCCATTGTCAGGTGATGTTATTTTTTcaaccataaaattatttttggtgTTTTGGAGAATGACGTGGTTAAAAATCAGGGATTCTTGGCTAGTAGGACTTATGGCCACTTGTCGTGTAGAACTTCTTAAAAGTGGTGGGTaaaaattaacagtattttttggCTTAAACATCGGCAGAGTGACATATAAATGGATTGATAAAAAAAGCATGAGTAGAAAATTTGGTTGCAAGAAATCCTTACTACTTAATGGAAAATATAATCGCAACATATTTAGAGCTTCGATAATAAGACAAGCATTATTTGTTATACAGCCTTCTGTTTCAGTATTATCTATCTcacaataaaatgaaaaatgattAGCCGTAAAAGGGCAAAATGTCAAAATTGATGATATTATGGCGATACCATCAGATAAATCTGTTGTTATGTTTGTAATGGTTTTTATAGGTTTTTGTTTGTCTCGAAGGATCCCATGCTGATATaagatattttcattataccAGTCAATAAGAACTTTAACTACATCTCTAGGTTGTCCACTAACGCAGACGCAATCGAAAAAGCAACTATCCATAACAAACACCTTATaactttgtaaaataaaatcaatccaactttgtttatttatccggttaaatagatttatatcTGATTTCAACTCTTCGTTCAGTATTATGTCTGCATTGCCTTTTGGTGTAACATTatcagaataaattaaaaactgctCGTGACTTAAAAGAAATTTGGCTTGCAAAACCCATAGATTAGCACCACGGGATCGGAGTAATCCTATCACTTCTCTATATGTATCATGTATTTCTTTTACAGTTTTGTATGTTTCATCTACACCCGTTATTCtggaaaataaaacatttcaaatataCTTAACTTCAGAAAATGATATACTTAAATCAACATATGCATTTAGGACATATTATACATACGTTACTTTTCGAACATGTTTCATCAACGGTCCTGCAATTCTCTTTACAAAGTTTAAATATGATACATTTATTCCTTTACTTTTTGTACCTCCACCCTGAGATGATAGAGCTGTGGAGATTGCATGAAATGTATCAGGAATAATAGGATAAAGATCTCGTCTAAAACCTTGCTGAAACATCCatttttcaagaaaatttGTACACGATTCCATGTATTCATAAAGTTCATGTTGATTTTTCTCGGGATATAATGGATATGGATTTTCACTGGGTGTTACCAACCAGTTGGTATGTAAGGTAAGCGGGCAGTAAGTGAAGCAAAAAGTAACTTCTATATCACAACAAGAACCAGTTACAtgattaaaatgtatagtCATGTTTCGAGCATAAGATATTTTGCAAGATACTGACAAATCGACTCTTActgtggtaaaaactaaatcgtCTTCTAAAATTACTTCTGATTCCAAAAGTGCCACGGTTAAATGGGATTCTTCCTTTGAACTACAAGAAAAATCCTCTAAGCTAGATTTTGTTTCTATTCGAAGTGTTATTGTTTGCGTGATTTCTTGGCCTGGATAACATGGTGGAAAAATAAGTCGGTGGCTACTTGGAATCATAACAGGGTTTTGTTTCTTCCcaataaatgtcaaattataGTAGGGTATAGTCATTTGCTTGTCTAAATATAGTAACGCTGTAGACACGAATCGACCATGGCTTTTTGGTTGAAACACTACAGTAAATTTCGCAATCATGCCTCGATCAAgttcaaattttatatgtgtttCGTTAATTATAGATTGATTTTCCTCAGTAATTAAATCCAGAGTAAACATTGGAGCCAATTTTGATGTTAATATAGTAATGTATAAATTGTACTTGGATACGTTTGTCATTGTAAACTGTAAGCTGTCGATTTTATTTACACCGCAACTTAGTTCAAACTTATCAACTGAGAAATCTATCCATGGAACTGTGATCACTCCGGTTAAGCGACAGTAGgcaatatctttattcataggCTTCAGTTTCactttagaattattttcgtaaaacctaaaataagtttagttggagaattaaaatatctattaaatgGCAGTTTTAgcagataaatatttaactcacTTCTCATATTCACCAACGTAATATTGTAGTTCAGTCGATGATTCGTCTTCACAAGGAGGCCCTAATAgtccatttattttaaaaggtatAAACATTTCATATTCTCTTCTGAATATatcaaaaactttaataaatactgtttttgACTGTCCACCTTCTATCGTAAACTCAAATATCTGCTGTCTCTCATTTCCTACGGCCTGatacacattaaatatattttcatcacCCATGTCCAGTATTGAAACCACAGTTTTTAAACTACTTAAGTTTTGAAATGTTATAGGAACATACGTGATCATATTACACGGAACTCTCGacatgataatatttttcggatgaattaaaatttttggtTCCATGACATTTCCACTTACAGGAagaataacattttctttattatttatttttagaaggaTATCAAATGCGAATTCCATAATGCATGGAATTTTAACGCTTATTTCGAAAGTAATAATCATTTTTGGTCGTATAATTCCACACATAGGTTCTATTTTAAAACCTGGAATTAAGGGTTCGACGACATGAAATAAAGCTATTTCTCTTGAagaattttctaattttaccCTTTCTGTGGTTTCtaagtttaatgaaatatctTTAAAGATAATAGCTAGCTGtaaaaattttatagttaGTTTTCGAGTTATTACGCTTAACTCTATAGGAATATTTTTTGGAAGTCTTCCCTCTGATATAAGCTCAACTTcgtgtgtttttgtttttgtagcTTTGCATACGTAAATCACATCGCAAATCTTACAAGAATGTTTCGGTATTGTGCCTGTGGTAGGCTTTATTTCAAAAGGTATATCTGAATGTAGTTCATcccatttaaaattaactggtaaattaaaatgattgaatatttttatcggTACAGacgtaataaaactttcagcACTAACCATGCCAAATTTAAGAGATTTATCATATAACATTAGAGCTGGATTTCCAACTTCAAGACTGTAAGGatgttttctataatattttttatcaattatgtATTCAAACGTGCCTGATGAAATGCCTTCTATCGAGGCcaaacaaaatatagtaatatttttttcat containing:
- the LOC123712396 gene encoding uncharacterized protein LOC123712396 isoform X1, yielding MYGCSFYNLDNVFKQFKVVEFPISFVGLSTSQVLDVENDLNTCSYLKTIYDGNLIKFDEAREISASHRAFTVVQKDEHLIEITFTPTTECISKAKRSKQFDNRFVFDLRLIRVDGSRCCYNELHSEIGRYYISGQFEYSKISHTPEVVDFGDTIINNRSTKKIRIWNESNLMTSNMRYVRVTGFEVTPYKFSVPPNSSKKVTISIKPTCLKLGNKITFEIRNPQDSCFDKVDENDNPDINFLTYTIKLNMNVRYQKKRNNNTKIESMHKLNCLNPQYTYVGNELKTHMARKEVAFKFLEISKSSYAKKPVFEKYCSGKEQCYSVTVVRPVDRGANFCKKIPEKISTYDLFNIIFTPYCLNFGRVGLLTYGEHELVLQNNTKHEFFIEFLKDKCVLYEKDKKKTLKMKMRPYDEKNITIFCLASIEGISSGTFEYIIDKKYYRKHPYSLEVGNPALMLYDKSLKFGMVSAESFITSVPIKIFNHFNLPVNFKWDELHSDIPFEIKPTTGTIPKHSCKICDVIYVCKATKTKTHEVELISEGRLPKNIPIELSVITRKLTIKFLQLAIIFKDISLNLETTERVKLENSSREIALFHVVEPLIPGFKIEPMCGIIRPKMIITFEISVKIPCIMEFAFDILLKINNKENVILPVSGNVMEPKILIHPKNIIMSRVPCNMITYVPITFQNLSSLKTVVSILDMGDENIFNVYQAVGNERQQIFEFTIEGGQSKTVFIKVFDIFRREYEMFIPFKINGLLGPPCEDESSTELQYYVGEYEKFYENNSKVKLKPMNKDIAYCRLTGVITVPWIDFSVDKFELSCGVNKIDSLQFTMTNVSKYNLYITILTSKLAPMFTLDLITEENQSIINETHIKFELDRGMIAKFTVVFQPKSHGRFVSTALLYLDKQMTIPYYNLTFIGKKQNPVMIPSSHRLIFPPCYPGQEITQTITLRIETKSSLEDFSCSSKEESHLTVALLESEVILEDDLVFTTVRVDLSVSCKISYARNMTIHFNHVTGSCCDIEVTFCFTYCPLTLHTNWLVTPSENPYPLYPEKNQHELYEYMESCTNFLEKWMFQQGFRRDLYPIIPDTFHAISTALSSQGGGTKSKGINVSYLNFVKRIAGPLMKHVRKVTITGVDETYKTVKEIHDTYREVIGLLRSRGANLWVLQAKFLLSHEQFLIYSDNVTPKGNADIILNEELKSDINLFNRINKQSWIDFILQSYKVFVMDSCFFDCVCVSGQPRDVVKVLIDWYNENILYQHGILRDKQKPIKTITNITTDLSDGIAIISSILTFCPFTANHFSFYCEIDNTETEGCITNNACLIIEALNMLRLYFPLSSKDFLQPNFLLMLFLSIHLYVTLPMFKPKNTVNFYPPLLRSSTRQVAISPTSQESLIFNHVILQNTKNNFMVEKITSPDNGKKMFLSVKYNANFVEKETAILLVHGYNKTRIFDTYLVFVLHGYIGSLNPVRKCKVTGPLYRPNRVDVLVSSPFSVTANFNLFLTDIEPTIPVEFPDDIKPRFYLRRLNLIDKEVSLTALPKESGQDVQEHKLFLQIICLSTQMGNSWIWFRSDIGEFFIKVTTQARWDLAIDTLQAKVKTWPMDPCSCGESCECYRTTVLTIPHRNELMLKSLRYALLEHSSDTMMQVFDQLIETGTGKIILSMLLSEGGTNLSEVQHILRNESVYRISSRALLPRIDRVTLQQHTHSILILPITIPAQDKSEKYTVTLTSECGMDIRTYRILFVENSNEFV
- the LOC123712396 gene encoding cilia- and flagella-associated protein 47-like isoform X5 produces the protein MRTLSSQGGGTKSKGINVSYLNFVKRIAGPLMKHVRKVTITGVDETYKTVKEIHDTYREVIGLLRSRGANLWVLQAKFLLSHEQFLIYSDNVTPKGNADIILNEELKSDINLFNRINKQSWIDFILQSYKVFVMDSCFFDCVCVSGQPRDVVKVLIDWYNENILYQHGILRDKQKPIKTITNITTDLSDGIAIISSILTFCPFTANHFSFYCEIDNTETEGCITNNACLIIEALNMLRLYFPLSSKDFLQPNFLLMLFLSIHLYVTLPMFKPKNTVNFYPPLLRSSTRQVAISPTSQESLIFNHVILQNTKNNFMVEKITSPDNGKKMFLSVKYNANFVEKETAILLVHGYNKTRIFDTYLVFVLHGYIGSLNPVRKCKVTGPLYRPNRVDVLVSSPFSVTANFNLFLTDIEPTIPVEFPDDIKPRFYLRRLNLIDKEVSLTALPKESGQDVQEHKLFLQIICLSTQMGNSWIWFRSDIGEFFIKVTTQARWDLAIDTLQAKVKTWPMDPCSCGESCECYRTTVLTIPHRNELMLKSLRYALLEHSSDTMMQVFDQLIETGTGKIILSMLLSEGGTNLSEVQHILRNESVYRISSRALLPRIDRVTLQQHTHSILILPITIPAQDKSEKYTVTLTSECGMDIRTYRILFVENSNEFV
- the LOC123712396 gene encoding uncharacterized protein LOC123712396 isoform X2, whose protein sequence is MFIPFKINGLLGPPCEDESSTELQYYVGEYEKFYENNSKVKLKPMNKDIAYCRLTGVITVPWIDFSVDKFELSCGVNKIDSLQFTMTNVSKYNLYITILTSKLAPMFTLDLITEENQSIINETHIKFELDRGMIAKFTVVFQPKSHGRFVSTALLYLDKQMTIPYYNLTFIGKKQNPVMIPSSHRLIFPPCYPGQEITQTITLRIETKSSLEDFSCSSKEESHLTVALLESEVILEDDLVFTTVRVDLSVSCKISYARNMTIHFNHVTGSCCDIEVTFCFTYCPLTLHTNWLVTPSENPYPLYPEKNQHELYEYMESCTNFLEKWMFQQGFRRDLYPIIPDTFHAISTALSSQGGGTKSKGINVSYLNFVKRIAGPLMKHVRKVTITGVDETYKTVKEIHDTYREVIGLLRSRGANLWVLQAKFLLSHEQFLIYSDNVTPKGNADIILNEELKSDINLFNRINKQSWIDFILQSYKVFVMDSCFFDCVCVSGQPRDVVKVLIDWYNENILYQHGILRDKQKPIKTITNITTDLSDGIAIISSILTFCPFTANHFSFYCEIDNTETEGCITNNACLIIEALNMLRLYFPLSSKDFLQPNFLLMLFLSIHLYVTLPMFKPKNTVNFYPPLLRSSTRQVAISPTSQESLIFNHVILQNTKNNFMVEKITSPDNGKKMFLSVKYNANFVEKETAILLVHGYNKTRIFDTYLVFVLHGYIGSLNPVRKCKVTGPLYRPNRVDVLVSSPFSVTANFNLFLTDIEPTIPVEFPDDIKPRFYLRRLNLIDKEVSLTALPKESGQDVQEHKLFLQIICLSTQMGNSWIWFRSDIGEFFIKVTTQARWDLAIDTLQAKVKTWPMDPCSCGESCECYRTTVLTIPHRNELMLKSLRYALLEHSSDTMMQVFDQLIETGTGKIILSMLLSEGGTNLSEVQHILRNESVYRISSRALLPRIDRVTLQQHTHSILILPITIPAQDKSEKYTVTLTSECGMDIRTYRILFVENSNEFV